In a genomic window of Streptomyces roseoviridis:
- a CDS encoding ABC transporter permease, with protein MSAVDAGGRTTAAYGGGRTTAAYGGGRTTAANAVSDCWTMTRRELAHWARQPVQVVVGLVFPVMMLLMFGYLVGGGRAVEGDYVDFLVPGMLTLTMVFGLEGTMTAVTRDLNKGVIDRFRSMPMTDGAVLVGRAAADMLQSTVGLLLMTGVGYAIGWRAHGGLWAFLGVMGLLLLLRFAMLWIGIYLALVAGRAELVQAVQILVWPVGFLSNAFASPEAMPAWLGAAVEWNPMSATATAVRDLCGGPGGEPGWVGAAVVWPVVLTAVFFPLAVRKFGRLGR; from the coding sequence ATGAGCGCGGTGGACGCGGGTGGCCGCACGACCGCGGCGTACGGGGGCGGCCGCACGACCGCGGCGTACGGGGGCGGCCGCACGACCGCGGCGAACGCGGTGAGCGACTGCTGGACCATGACCCGGCGGGAACTGGCCCACTGGGCGCGGCAGCCCGTCCAGGTCGTGGTCGGACTGGTCTTCCCGGTCATGATGCTGCTGATGTTCGGCTACCTGGTCGGCGGCGGCCGCGCGGTCGAGGGCGACTACGTCGACTTCCTCGTGCCCGGCATGCTCACCCTGACCATGGTGTTCGGGCTCGAAGGCACCATGACGGCGGTGACGCGGGACCTGAACAAGGGCGTGATCGACCGATTCCGTTCGATGCCGATGACCGACGGCGCCGTGCTCGTGGGCCGGGCGGCCGCCGACATGCTCCAGTCGACGGTGGGCCTGCTCCTGATGACGGGCGTCGGCTACGCGATCGGCTGGCGGGCGCACGGGGGTCTCTGGGCCTTCCTGGGGGTGATGGGGCTACTGCTCCTGCTGCGGTTCGCGATGCTGTGGATCGGGATCTACCTCGCCCTGGTCGCGGGGCGGGCGGAGCTGGTGCAGGCGGTGCAGATCCTGGTCTGGCCGGTGGGCTTCCTGTCGAACGCGTTCGCCTCGCCGGAGGCCATGCCGGCCTGGCTGGGCGCGGCCGTGGAGTGGAACCCGATGTCGGCGACGGCGACGGCGGTACGGGACCTGTGCGGCGGCCCGGGCGGTGAACCGGGCTGGGTCGGCGCCGCGGTGGTGTGGCCGGTGGTGCTGACGGCGGTGTTCTTCCCGCTGGCCGTGCGGAAGTTCGGCCGGCTCGGGAGATAG
- a CDS encoding exo-alpha-sialidase — MLLVQCVTDRARPDGGFCRQQVAALDRGARSWALRPTPLPEIPPSRGVSAGLTVLGPGRALIEDGGGEEPERTWFTRDGGRSWRAVDRRTAGTAPLIPAGAVLTTACVAPPAATPEECARERLVVISPQDGRRRALARVPALGAHPRPAAVPEPDGSWWVSGTDPLTGRTALAVSRDAGRSWSPTPLPSTPGRPAHGVAVVVGPDAVYAAELGELDGGEPVKNPLRALYRSADGGRTWTRVRTTRPDAEPRSLLGLPVPGPGGRLRVDADLRAYTSEDGGRTFAATEWGSSWVRRTGIGLLREAGDRCAYATTRDGVRWSEFRLACEDPVGGGA; from the coding sequence GTGCTGCTCGTCCAGTGCGTGACGGACCGGGCGCGGCCGGACGGCGGCTTCTGCCGCCAGCAGGTCGCCGCCCTCGACCGTGGCGCGCGGTCCTGGGCGCTGCGGCCCACGCCCCTTCCGGAGATACCGCCCTCGCGGGGCGTCTCGGCCGGGCTGACGGTGCTCGGGCCGGGCCGGGCGCTGATCGAGGACGGGGGAGGGGAGGAGCCCGAGCGGACCTGGTTCACCCGGGACGGGGGCCGCAGCTGGCGGGCGGTCGACCGGCGCACGGCCGGCACGGCCCCGCTGATACCGGCGGGCGCGGTCCTCACCACCGCGTGCGTGGCGCCCCCGGCGGCCACGCCGGAGGAGTGCGCCCGCGAACGGCTGGTCGTGATCTCCCCGCAGGACGGGCGGCGCCGGGCGCTGGCCCGGGTGCCCGCGCTCGGGGCGCATCCGCGCCCGGCCGCCGTGCCGGAGCCGGACGGCTCGTGGTGGGTGTCGGGCACCGATCCGCTCACCGGAAGGACCGCGCTCGCCGTCTCCCGTGACGCGGGCCGCAGCTGGTCGCCGACCCCGCTGCCGAGCACGCCCGGCCGGCCCGCCCACGGAGTCGCCGTCGTGGTCGGCCCGGACGCGGTGTACGCGGCGGAGCTGGGCGAGCTCGACGGCGGCGAGCCGGTGAAGAACCCGCTGCGGGCCCTGTACCGCTCGGCCGACGGCGGCCGGACCTGGACCCGCGTGCGGACCACCCGGCCCGACGCGGAGCCGCGCAGCCTCCTGGGCCTGCCGGTGCCCGGCCCCGGCGGCCGGCTGCGGGTCGACGCGGACCTGCGGGCGTACACGAGCGAGGACGGCGGCCGCACCTTCGCGGCCACGGAGTGGGGCTCCTCCTGGGTGCGGCGCACCGGGATCGGGCTGCTGCGGGAGGCCGGCGACCGCTGCGCCTACGCGACGACCCGGGACGGGGTGCGCTGGTCGGAGTTCCGGCTGGCCTGCGAGGACCCGGTCGGCGGCGGTGCGTGA
- a CDS encoding glutamate decarboxylase, which produces MALHQGPEEQDGAPFRRLAFNPFYGEADPVGGMTEAPPRHRLPDGPLPPATAYRLVHDELMLDGNSRLNLATFVTTWMEPQAGVLMGECRDKNMIDKDEYPRTAELERRCVAMLAQLWNAPDPSAAVGCSTTGSSEACMLAGLALKRRWSQRNADRYPGARPNLVMGVNVQVCWEKFCNFWEVEPRLVPMEGDRFHLDAASAAALCDENTIGVVAVLGSTFDGSYEPVADICAALDDLQARTGLDVPVHVDGASGGMIAPFLDEDLVWDFRLPRVSSINTSGHKYGLVYPGVGWALWRSPAELPEELVFRVNYLGGDMPTFALNFSRPGAQVVAQYYTFLRLGREGYRAVQQAGRDVARGLAERIEALGDFRLLTRGDQLPVFAFTTAPDVTSFDVFDVSRRLREHGWLVPAYTFPAHREDLSVLRIVCRNGFSADLAGLLVEDLRRLLPELRRQPHPFTRDQGAATAFHH; this is translated from the coding sequence GTGGCGCTGCACCAGGGTCCCGAGGAGCAGGACGGCGCCCCCTTCCGGCGCCTGGCCTTCAACCCGTTCTACGGTGAGGCCGACCCGGTCGGCGGCATGACCGAGGCTCCGCCTCGCCACCGGCTGCCCGACGGGCCGCTGCCGCCGGCGACGGCGTACCGGCTCGTCCACGACGAGCTGATGCTCGACGGCAATTCCCGGCTCAATCTGGCGACCTTCGTCACCACGTGGATGGAGCCGCAGGCCGGGGTGCTCATGGGCGAGTGCCGCGACAAGAACATGATCGACAAGGACGAGTATCCGAGGACGGCCGAGCTGGAGCGCCGCTGCGTCGCCATGCTGGCCCAGCTGTGGAACGCGCCCGATCCGTCGGCCGCCGTCGGCTGTTCGACCACCGGCTCCAGCGAGGCCTGCATGCTGGCCGGACTGGCCCTCAAGCGCCGCTGGTCGCAGCGCAACGCGGACCGCTATCCCGGTGCCCGGCCGAATCTGGTGATGGGCGTCAACGTGCAGGTCTGCTGGGAGAAGTTCTGCAACTTCTGGGAGGTCGAGCCGCGCCTGGTGCCCATGGAGGGCGACCGCTTCCACCTCGACGCCGCCTCCGCCGCCGCGCTGTGCGACGAGAACACCATCGGTGTGGTCGCCGTCCTCGGCTCCACGTTCGACGGCTCCTACGAGCCCGTCGCCGACATCTGCGCCGCCCTCGACGATCTCCAGGCCCGCACCGGTCTCGACGTCCCCGTCCACGTGGACGGGGCCTCCGGCGGCATGATCGCCCCCTTCCTCGACGAGGACCTCGTGTGGGACTTCCGGCTGCCTCGGGTCTCCTCGATCAACACCTCCGGGCACAAGTACGGACTGGTCTATCCGGGCGTCGGCTGGGCGCTGTGGCGCTCGCCCGCCGAACTGCCCGAGGAACTCGTCTTCCGGGTCAACTACCTGGGCGGCGACATGCCTACCTTCGCCCTCAACTTCTCCCGCCCCGGCGCCCAGGTCGTCGCGCAGTACTACACCTTCCTCCGGCTGGGCCGGGAGGGCTACCGGGCGGTCCAGCAGGCCGGCCGGGACGTCGCCCGCGGCCTGGCCGAACGGATCGAGGCCCTGGGCGACTTCCGCCTGCTGACCCGGGGCGACCAGCTGCCGGTCTTCGCCTTCACCACCGCACCCGACGTCACCTCCTTCGACGTCTTCGACGTCTCGCGCCGCCTGCGCGAACACGGCTGGCTGGTCCCCGCCTACACCTTCCCCGCGCACCGGGAGGACCTGTCGGTGCTGCGGATCGTCTGCCGCAACGGCTTCTCCGCGGACCTGGCCGGGCTCCTCGTCGAGGACCTGCGCCGGCTGCTGCCCGAGCTGCGGCGCCAGCCGCACCCCTTCACCCGGGACCAGGGCGCCGCGACCGCCTTCCACCACTGA
- a CDS encoding DedA family protein, which yields MNTLALGPSWLDPDYLIQTFGLIGVLVIVFAESGLLIGFFLPGDSLLFTTGLLVTTDKLDQPLWLVCTLIVAAAIIGDQVGYLFGRKVGPALFKRPDSRLFKQENVEKAHDFFEKHGPKSLILARFVPIVRTFTPIIAGVSRMNYRSFITFNIIGGILWGAGVTLLGASLGKVDFVHEHIEAILILIVLISVIPIVIEYLRARSQSKKQQQNDDDAPGTPNPERGRHAKR from the coding sequence GTGAACACGCTTGCCCTCGGACCGAGCTGGCTGGACCCGGACTATCTGATCCAGACCTTCGGTCTGATCGGTGTCCTCGTCATCGTCTTCGCCGAGTCCGGACTGCTCATCGGCTTCTTCCTGCCCGGTGACTCCCTGCTCTTCACCACCGGCCTGCTCGTCACCACCGACAAGCTGGACCAGCCGCTGTGGCTGGTGTGCACGCTGATCGTGGCCGCGGCCATCATCGGTGACCAGGTCGGCTACCTCTTCGGCCGCAAGGTCGGCCCCGCCCTCTTCAAGCGCCCCGACTCCCGGCTCTTCAAGCAGGAGAACGTCGAAAAGGCCCACGACTTCTTCGAGAAGCACGGCCCGAAGTCCCTCATCCTGGCCCGCTTCGTGCCGATCGTCCGCACCTTCACGCCGATCATCGCCGGCGTCAGCCGGATGAACTACCGCTCGTTCATCACCTTCAACATCATCGGCGGCATCCTGTGGGGCGCGGGCGTGACGCTCCTCGGCGCGTCGCTCGGCAAGGTGGACTTCGTCCACGAGCACATCGAGGCCATCCTCATCCTCATCGTGCTGATCTCCGTGATCCCGATCGTGATCGAGTACCTGCGGGCCCGCTCCCAGTCGAAGAAGCAGCAGCAGAACGACGACGACGCCCCCGGCACCCCCAACCCGGAGCGCGGCCGCCACGCCAAGCGCTGA
- a CDS encoding threonine/serine ThrE exporter family protein — protein MVARPDGPEEVPEDRKPPSDEARSAFVPPAGVEPPEPVEDEHPTSEFALPQGLAPEPPVEQEGSAFAPPSTYSVQDSPPAFTPAYGIPLVRMAQDAPWQDRMRTMLRLPVGERPMPEAPRKADEGGPPVPRVLDLTLRIGELLLAGGQGAEDVEAAMFAICRSYGLDRCEPTVTFTLLSITYQPSLVDDPVTANRTVRRRGTDYTRLEAVYQLLADINDPDHEVSPEEAYRRLAEIRRNRHPYPGWVLTSAAGALAGAASVLVGGGATVFFVAALGAMLGDRLAWLCAGRGLPEFYQFLVAAMPPAAMGVALTVLHADLRPSAVITGGLFALIPGRALVAAVQDGLTGFYITASARLLEVGYFFVAIVVGVLSVLYVAVQFGAQLNPEGLLDPVERPATQIVASMVLCATFAILLQQSRATVLFATLNGGVAWVIYASIAVTADGSTVMATAVAAGLVGLFGQLIARYHHTSSLPYVTAAIGPLLPGSATYFGVLAIAQNNLDQGFASLAKASALALAIAIGVNLGGELARLFMQAPGAAAARRAAKRTRGF, from the coding sequence GTGGTGGCGAGGCCGGACGGGCCGGAGGAGGTCCCGGAGGACCGCAAGCCGCCGTCGGACGAGGCACGCAGCGCGTTCGTCCCGCCGGCCGGTGTGGAGCCGCCCGAGCCGGTGGAGGACGAGCATCCGACGTCCGAGTTCGCGCTCCCGCAGGGGCTGGCTCCGGAGCCGCCGGTGGAGCAGGAGGGTTCCGCCTTCGCCCCGCCGTCGACGTACTCGGTGCAGGACTCCCCGCCCGCCTTCACGCCCGCGTACGGCATACCGCTGGTGAGGATGGCGCAGGACGCGCCGTGGCAGGACCGGATGCGGACGATGCTGCGCCTTCCGGTGGGCGAGCGGCCGATGCCGGAGGCGCCGCGGAAGGCGGACGAGGGCGGGCCGCCGGTGCCGCGCGTGCTGGACCTGACGCTGCGTATCGGTGAGCTGCTGCTCGCGGGCGGTCAGGGCGCGGAGGACGTCGAGGCGGCGATGTTCGCGATCTGCCGTTCCTACGGGCTCGACCGCTGCGAGCCGACGGTGACGTTCACGCTGCTGTCGATCACCTACCAGCCGTCGCTGGTGGACGACCCGGTGACGGCGAACCGTACGGTGCGGCGCCGGGGCACCGACTACACCCGCCTGGAGGCGGTCTACCAACTGCTCGCCGACATCAACGACCCGGACCACGAGGTGTCGCCGGAGGAGGCGTACCGGCGGCTGGCGGAGATCCGCCGCAACCGGCATCCGTATCCGGGGTGGGTCCTGACGAGTGCGGCCGGGGCGCTGGCGGGTGCGGCGTCGGTGCTGGTGGGCGGCGGTGCCACGGTGTTCTTCGTGGCGGCTCTCGGGGCGATGCTGGGTGACCGGCTGGCGTGGCTGTGCGCGGGGCGGGGGCTTCCGGAGTTCTACCAGTTCCTCGTGGCGGCGATGCCGCCGGCCGCGATGGGGGTGGCGCTGACGGTGCTCCACGCCGATCTGCGGCCCTCGGCGGTGATCACGGGTGGCCTGTTCGCGCTGATTCCGGGGCGGGCCCTGGTGGCGGCCGTGCAGGACGGTCTGACCGGCTTCTACATCACGGCGTCGGCCCGGCTCCTGGAAGTCGGGTACTTCTTCGTGGCGATCGTGGTGGGCGTGCTGTCGGTGCTGTACGTCGCGGTGCAGTTCGGCGCGCAGCTGAACCCGGAGGGGTTGCTCGATCCGGTCGAGCGGCCGGCGACGCAGATCGTGGCGTCGATGGTGCTGTGCGCGACCTTCGCGATCCTGTTGCAGCAGTCGCGGGCGACGGTGTTGTTCGCGACGCTGAACGGCGGGGTGGCGTGGGTGATCTACGCGTCGATCGCGGTGACGGCCGACGGCTCGACGGTGATGGCGACGGCGGTGGCGGCGGGGCTCGTGGGCCTGTTCGGGCAGCTGATCGCCCGCTACCACCACACGTCGTCGCTGCCGTACGTGACGGCGGCGATCGGGCCGCTGCTGCCGGGGTCGGCGACGTACTTCGGGGTGCTGGCGATCGCCCAGAACAACCTGGACCAGGGCTTCGCCTCGTTGGCGAAGGCGTCGGCCCTGGCGCTGGCGATCGCCATCGGCGTGAACCTGGGAGGCGAGCTGGCCCGTCTCTTCATGCAGGCCCCGGGCGCGGCGGCGGCCCGCCGCGCGGCCAAGCGGACCCGCGGTTTCTGA
- a CDS encoding YbjQ family protein, translating into MGIDEYGGGQVAQSDVLVVTTNDVPGHEVRQVIGEVFGLTVRSRHLGSQIGAGLKSMIGGELKGLTKTLVETRNQAMERLVEQARARGANAVLMFRFDVTEAADVGTEVCAYGTAVVIAPRV; encoded by the coding sequence ATGGGCATCGACGAGTACGGCGGCGGTCAGGTGGCCCAGTCGGACGTGCTGGTGGTCACCACGAACGACGTGCCGGGACACGAGGTTCGGCAGGTGATCGGCGAGGTGTTCGGGCTGACGGTCCGCTCGCGGCATCTGGGCAGCCAGATCGGCGCGGGTCTGAAGTCGATGATCGGCGGGGAGCTGAAGGGGCTGACGAAGACCCTGGTGGAGACCCGTAACCAGGCGATGGAGCGTCTGGTGGAGCAGGCGCGGGCGCGGGGCGCGAACGCGGTGCTGATGTTCCGTTTCGATGTCACGGAGGCCGCCGACGTGGGCACGGAGGTGTGTGCGTACGGCACCGCCGTGGTGATCGCGCCGCGCGTCTAG